A region of the Flintibacter sp. KGMB00164 genome:
GGGAATCCCGTGTTATGACCGTACTTTGATCCAGAAGACCTCGGAGAAGAGCGGCCTTTCCCCGGAATTCATTGCTCGGGCAGAAGAACGGGCAAGAAGCCGCTTTCACCTTACCTTTACGCCCATTGGTATCGGAATTCCCACCTACACCCAGCAGGGAGTGCCGGTAAGCCTCCAGGCTTTTTTTGCCCAGGCCGAAGTGATTCGGGAGCTGGCTGACCAGGGACCATGTGTCATTGTGGGCCGCTGCAGCGACTATGTGCTGGGAGAGCGTCCGGAGTGCCTGAAAGTGTTTGTCCATGCGCCCCTGGAGGACCGGGTGGTGCGGTGTGTGGAGGAATACCACATCCCCACCAGCAACATGTCCGAACGGATTCGGGATATGGACCGGGGCCGGTCGAACTACTATAACTACTACACCGGTCACACCTGGGGCGAGATGCGCCGGTATGACCTGACCATCAACTCCAGCGTGACCGGCATCGAGGGAGCGGTGGATCTCATCGCCGCACTGGTTCGTCTGCGTACCGCCCAGGCGGAGATGGCCGAGTGAGTTTTCAGAACTACCAAGGAGAAAAGCATATCCCAAAGGTCCAGATTTCCGGCCAAG
Encoded here:
- a CDS encoding cytidylate kinase-like family protein; protein product: MSNYVISISREFGSGGRLIGKRLAARLGIPCYDRTLIQKTSEKSGLSPEFIARAEERARSRFHLTFTPIGIGIPTYTQQGVPVSLQAFFAQAEVIRELADQGPCVIVGRCSDYVLGERPECLKVFVHAPLEDRVVRCVEEYHIPTSNMSERIRDMDRGRSNYYNYYTGHTWGEMRRYDLTINSSVTGIEGAVDLIAALVRLRTAQAEMAE